The following proteins are co-located in the Phragmites australis chromosome 10, lpPhrAust1.1, whole genome shotgun sequence genome:
- the LOC133930710 gene encoding RING-H2 finger protein ATL3-like: MSSSLPPAGAQQVLPSAAALPGAGQQQLAISNGVLLAAVIFLFMVVVFVFLLYLYAKRYLGANPLLAPSTPSSRFLFVDASPIPSRGLPASVLQSLPISVYGGAAADGGKEALECAVCLSEVADGEKVRALPKCGHGFHVECIDMWFHSHDTCPLCRAPVGAAAGLPRVPREEPTIEFPVFPTNVLFWGTHDEVTNAGLAMPPPPPPIAAASTSSSGSGLRKENLVIDIPTRPVAVNSPLTWSSPTTPLPASRMPGGADEMRSPVSARLRSLRRLLSRGKQAVVGTSYSPRGAGDIEQGFAGAEAARPPKTPKTPPSAN, translated from the coding sequence ATGTCGTCATCGTTGCCGCCGGCGGGTGCGCAGCAGGTGTTACCCTCTGCGGCAGCGTTGCCGGGCGCGGGGCAGCAGCAGCTGGCCATCAGCAACGGGGTCCTGCTCGCGGCGGTCATCTTCCTCTTCATGGTCGTTGTCTTCGTCTTCCTGCTCTACCTCTACGCGAAGCGCTACCTCGGCGCCAACCCGCTCCTCGCGCCGTCCACACCCTCCTCGCGGTTCCTCTTCGTCGATGCGTCCCCGATCCCGAGCCGCGGGCTCCCGGCATCCGTCCTGCAATCGCTCCCCATTAGTGTGTACGGCGgcgccgctgccgacggcgGCAAGGAGGCGCTCGAGTGCGCGGTGTGCCTGTCCGAGGTGGCCGACGGCGAGAAGGTGCGGGCGCTTCCCAAGTGTGGCCACGGGTTCCACGTCGAGTGCATCGACATGTGGTTCCACTCGCACGACACGTGCCCGCTCTGCCGAGCGCCCGTCGGCGCCGCCGCGGGGCTGCCGCGCGTGCCGCGGGAGGAGCCCACGATAGAGTTCCCCGTGTTCCCCACCAACGTGCTCTTCTGGGGAACCCACGACGAGGTCACCAACGCCGGACTCgcgatgccgccgccgcccccgcccatcgccgccgcctccacgaGCTCCTCGGGATCCGGCCTCAGGAAGGAGAACCTGGTTATCGACATCCCAACGCGTCCCGTGGCCGTGAACTCGCCCCTAACGTGGTCCTCTCCCACGACACCGCTGCCGGCGAGCAGGATGCCCGGAGGTGCGGACGAGATGAGGTCGCCGGTGTCCGCCCGGCTGCGGTCGCTGCGCCGGCTACTGAGCAGGGGCAAGCAGGCCGTGGTGGGCACGTCCTACAGCCCCCGTGGCGCCGGCGACATCGAGCAGGGGTTCGCTGGAGCTGAGGCCGCCCGCCCGCCCAAGACGCCCAAGACGCCGCCGTCGGCGAACTGA
- the LOC133931271 gene encoding uncharacterized protein LOC133931271, with amino-acid sequence MWESGRLPRKPQLSLILVPSPSPLPPPRLILLPRSLLALAAHVMPLRCPSLVIFLLLALALALPLLFLLLSPSPPPPSASDLVLASFQTSTLPLSGCSSLCSARYSLAHHEDRCGGVHARGTRQGLRHAAQDKGD; translated from the exons ATGTGGGAGAGCGGCAGGCTGCCTCGCAAGCCGCAACTATCCCTGATCCTCgtgccgtcgccgtcgccgttgccGCCTCCCCGCTTGATCCTTCTCCCCAGATCCCTCCTCGCGCTCGCTGCGCACGTCATGCCTTTGCGCTGCCCCTCCCtggtcatcttcctcctcctcgcgctcgCTCTTGCTCtccccctcctcttcctcctcctctccccgtcccccccccccccctccgcctCCGATTTAGTGTTGGCGAGCTTCCAAACTTCCACCCTTCCTCTCTCTGGCTGCTCCTCTTTGTGCTCCGCTCGCTACTCGTTGGCGCACCATGAAG ATCGCTGTGGAGGGGTGCATGCACGGGGAACTAGACAAGGTCTACGACACGCTGCGCAGGATAAAGGAGACTGA